In Scleropages formosus chromosome 20, fSclFor1.1, whole genome shotgun sequence, a single window of DNA contains:
- the LOC108926573 gene encoding bifunctional apoptosis regulator, with amino-acid sequence MTSSQMKGDVLQHTDSAGFPEDIESPFDLCPKTCSGQISENEFSCHCCYDILVNPTTLNCGHSFCRHCLALWWESSRKNECPECREKWEGFPKVNILLRDAADKLFSDVVKKRREDIQNNPSITRSLIAFQRYGDEQASRGVTLSAQRRGPGGGGGGGGSGFFSGVLTALTCVAVMLLVYHWSSRDAEHDLLVHKPVTKWTATEVISWLDHLGPWTSLYKENFLKEQVNGRLLIMLGDEELSKQPYSIENQTHRKAILAELERVKSLGVKPPQNLWEYKAVNAGKSLFLLYALKSSPRLTILYLYLFDYAETFLPFIHTCCPAQRAEPEEVFVTKFYYEDPSWKQWTEFLVKYLLLPYQLIAEFAWDWLGVHYWTSRFIIVNAMLLSVLEGCAVWRLWVRSELRTLPQKIWSHLWKVSAQGFAVAIFWPVIPQFACNCLFYWALYFNPIINIDLVVQQVLRPETQVP; translated from the exons ATGACAAGTTCTCAGATGAAGGGGGATGTTCTGCAGCATACCGATTCTGCAGGATTTCCAGAGGACATAGAATCGCCTTTTGACCTTTGCCCTAAGACTTGCAGCGGTCAGATCTCCGAAAATGAATTTTCTTGTCACTGTTGTTACGACATCCTTGTCAACCCCACGACGCTTAACTGCGGACACAGTTTCTGTCGGCACTGCCTTGCCCTTTGGTGGGAGTCTTCTAGGAAGAATGAATGTCCAGAATGTAGGGAGAAGTGGGAAGGTTTTCCGAAAGTCAACATTTTGCTGAG GGATGCTGCTGATAAATTGTTTTCCGATGTGGTTAAGAAGAGGAGAGAAGATATCCAGAATAACCCCAGTATAACTCGAAGCCTCATAGCCTTTCAGAGGTATGGGGATGAGCAGGCCTCCAGAGGTGTGACGCTGAGTGCCCAGAGAAGAggaccaggaggaggaggaggagggggaggcagCGGCTTCTTCTCCGGGGTCCTTACTGCGCTCACATGTGTAGCT GTAATGCTGCTTGTATACCACTGGAGCAGCCGAGATGCAGAGCACGATCTCTTAGTTCATAAGCCTGTAACAAAGTGGACTGCAACAGAGGTTATCTCTTGGCTGGACCACTTAGGACCGTGGACCTCTCTTTATAAAGAAAACTTTCTAAAAGAGCAGGTCAATGGCAG GCTCCTGATTATGCTGGGAGACGAAGAGCTTTCGAAGCAGCCGTACAGCATTGAGAATCAAACCCATCGCAAGGCTATCCTGGCTGAGCTGGAGCGTGTGAAATCCCTTGGAGTGAAGCCACCCCAGAACCTCTGGGAATATAAG GCAGTGAACGCGGGCAAGTCCTTGTTCCTGCTGTATGCCCTGAAGAGTTCCCCACGCCTCACCATTCTTTATCTCTACCTGTTTGACTATGCTGAAACATTTCTGCCTTTCATACACACCTGCTGTCCGGCACAGAGAGCAGAGCCAGAGGAGGTTTTCGTGACCAAATTCTAT TATGAAGATCCCAGCTGGAAGCAGTGGACAGAATTTTTGGTGAAGTACCTCCTCCTGCCATATCAACTGATTGCAGAGTTTGCCTGGGACTGGCTGGGCGTTCACTACTGGACATCACGCTTCATTATCGTCAATGCCATGCTTCTGTCCGTGCTGGAAGGTTGCGCGGTATggaggctgtgggttcgatcAGAGCTGAG GACTCTACCCCAGAAAATTTGGAGCCATTTGTGGAAAGTATCTGCACAGGGGTTTGCTGTGGCCATTTTTTGGCCAGTTATTCCTCAGTTTGCCTgcaactgtttgttttattgggCCTTATACTTTAACCCAATTATTAACATTGACCTTGTTGTTCAGCAAGTGCTTCGTCCAGAAACTCAGGTGCCATAA